The uncultured Methanomethylovorans sp. genome contains a region encoding:
- a CDS encoding response regulator — translation MDYNKKATIYMGINAKDIGKPAPEALSSWPELLNHGNDQDQQNNIEVKRNDKGKNSWFNINLLPLYDEHNDRKGQMLLLSDITERKHAEEELLKANRDLEAAISHANCMTAKAEQANNAKSEFLASMSHELRTPLNGVIGFSDLLIQTDLTDSQLQYVKAVYTSANSLLDLINDVLDFSKIEAGKLELYPERINLMELGEQVTDIVKYKAHEKNLELLLNISPDLSYYVIADKLRLRQVLVNLLGNAIKFTEKGEVELKIEASKIIDKTNEIELTFSVRDSGIGISKENHSKIFESFSQADGSITRKFGGTGLGLTISNKLLNKMGSRLELESEPGKGSVFYFTVKLQAEKNKSFDSKCMEIHNALILDDNITSCSILQNILKKKDIQTDIAITSAEAFEMLNKEKKYDLIIVDYHMPDTDGLKFIRSIRKMLHSDPDKQQIIFLYNSNDGPQILDELKQLGVHSYLVKPVKVTELFEAFDKLSSFEGKHKEHTTEEKKLLVIHPVDRVYTIMIADDNETNMMLASAIVSKLIPGVKVLKAKDGKEALQIFREITPDLVLMDIQMPGMSGYETAIAIRNFEANSNSHVPIIALTAGTVKGELERCKQAGMDDYITKPVISGTIQSVLQRWLVDSDSSEECIDKKYQPVHFDKRLLMENLGNNEELINSLITTALKSLSKNLDKLTIAFSEKNVKEVKRYAHQIKGTALNIGFNILAELAEQVESAIEFNDIKTSDLLESMKYEMETLKRDIGELSLN, via the coding sequence GTGGATTACAATAAAAAAGCTACCATATATATGGGAATTAATGCAAAGGACATAGGTAAACCGGCACCTGAAGCACTTAGCTCGTGGCCTGAATTACTAAATCATGGAAATGACCAAGATCAGCAAAACAATATAGAAGTTAAAAGAAATGATAAAGGAAAAAACAGTTGGTTTAATATAAATTTATTACCACTTTACGACGAACATAATGACAGGAAAGGGCAAATGCTCTTACTGAGCGACATTACTGAACGTAAACATGCTGAAGAAGAACTTCTTAAAGCAAATAGAGATCTGGAAGCTGCTATTTCCCATGCCAACTGCATGACTGCTAAGGCGGAGCAGGCCAACAATGCCAAGAGCGAATTTCTTGCCAGCATGAGCCATGAGTTACGTACACCCCTTAATGGTGTGATTGGTTTTTCAGATCTGCTTATACAAACAGACCTTACGGATTCACAGTTGCAGTATGTAAAAGCAGTTTATACTTCAGCTAACTCTTTACTCGACCTGATCAATGATGTGCTTGATTTCTCAAAGATAGAAGCTGGCAAATTAGAACTCTATCCAGAAAGAATCAATCTGATGGAACTAGGCGAGCAGGTTACAGATATTGTGAAATACAAAGCTCATGAAAAGAACTTGGAACTATTATTAAACATATCACCTGATTTGTCCTATTACGTTATTGCAGATAAACTAAGATTGAGGCAAGTACTAGTAAATCTCCTAGGAAATGCTATTAAGTTCACTGAAAAGGGAGAAGTGGAATTGAAAATTGAAGCATCTAAGATAATAGATAAAACAAATGAAATTGAACTCACCTTCTCAGTACGTGATAGTGGAATTGGTATCTCAAAAGAAAATCATAGTAAGATATTTGAATCATTTTCACAGGCTGATGGATCTATCACTCGCAAGTTTGGCGGAACAGGACTGGGATTGACAATTTCAAATAAATTGCTTAATAAAATGGGTTCACGACTTGAACTTGAAAGCGAGCCTGGAAAAGGCAGTGTCTTTTATTTTACGGTCAAATTGCAAGCAGAAAAAAACAAATCATTTGACAGTAAATGCATGGAAATACACAATGCCCTTATATTGGACGATAATATCACCAGCTGTTCCATATTGCAAAACATACTGAAAAAGAAAGACATTCAAACAGATATTGCAATTACCTCAGCAGAAGCATTTGAAATGCTCAATAAAGAAAAAAAGTACGATTTGATCATTGTAGACTACCACATGCCTGACACGGATGGCCTGAAATTTATTCGTAGCATACGTAAAATGCTTCATTCGGACCCTGATAAGCAGCAAATAATATTTTTATATAATTCAAATGATGGACCCCAGATACTTGACGAGTTAAAACAGCTGGGGGTGCATTCCTATCTGGTCAAACCGGTAAAAGTAACAGAATTGTTCGAAGCGTTTGATAAGCTTAGTTCCTTTGAAGGCAAACATAAAGAACACACTACAGAAGAGAAAAAACTATTAGTTATTCATCCTGTGGATAGAGTCTACACTATTATGATTGCTGATGACAATGAAACTAATATGATGCTGGCTTCGGCAATTGTCTCAAAATTGATACCTGGAGTAAAGGTTCTTAAAGCCAAAGATGGAAAAGAGGCACTACAAATATTCAGGGAGATCACACCGGATTTAGTATTGATGGACATACAAATGCCCGGAATGAGTGGATATGAGACTGCAATAGCTATTAGGAACTTTGAAGCGAACAGCAATAGTCATGTTCCAATAATTGCACTAACTGCTGGCACTGTGAAAGGCGAGTTGGAACGCTGCAAGCAAGCAGGGATGGACGATTATATCACAAAACCTGTTATATCAGGAACGATTCAATCTGTTTTGCAGAGATGGCTGGTTGACAGCGACTCTTCTGAAGAATGTATAGATAAGAAGTATCAACCTGTTCATTTTGACAAGAGGCTATTAATGGAAAACTTGGGGAATAATGAAGAATTAATTAATAGTCTGATAACCACAGCACTGAAATCCCTGTCCAAGAATCTTGATAAACTAACAATTGCTTTTTCAGAAAAGAATGTGAAAGAAGTCAAAAGATATGCGCATCAAATAAAAGGTACTGCTCTTAATATTGGTTTTAATATTTTAGCGGAATTAGCAGAACAGGTAGAGAGTGCTATTGAATTTAATGACATAAAAACGAGTGATTTATTGGAAAGCATGAAATATGAAATGGAGACTTTAAAGCGCGACATTGGCGAGCTATCCCTAAACTAA
- a CDS encoding methytransferase partner Trm112, producing MKEEMMEILACPLCKGDLVLNIQSKEGNEIIKGTLYCKKCNEYYPIDEGIPNMLPPHLRE from the coding sequence GTGAAAGAAGAAATGATGGAGATTCTTGCCTGCCCCTTATGTAAGGGCGACCTTGTTCTAAACATTCAAAGCAAAGAGGGCAATGAAATAATAAAAGGTACTTTGTACTGTAAGAAGTGCAATGAGTATTATCCAATCGATGAAGGAATACCTAATATGTTGCCTCCACACTTGAGGGAATGA
- the pyrG gene encoding CTP synthase (glutamine hydrolyzing), producing MKYIVVTGGVMSGLGKGITAASIGRNLKNIGYKVTAIKIDPYINIDAGTMSPYQHGEVFVLKDGGEVDLDLGNYERFLDTELTRDHNLTTGKIYQSVILKERRGDYLGKTVQIIPHITNEIKDKIRKVAAKSGADICLIEVGGTVGDIESMPFLEAVRQMHREEKTEDLVFVHVTLVPIDTQGEQKTKPTQHSVKELRELGLTPNIIVARCKEPLSRSTASKISMFCDVPEEAVISAHDAKDIYELPLLMDKEGLTQYLIKRLCLTSTTYDSAWVEMVERMKKLKGQVNICIVGKYTHLEDSYLSISASIKHASIECGCDYVADWMNAETLEEDPECLKKLDVYDGILVPGGFGERGTEGKMMAIRYAREHNIPFLGLCLGMQLAVIEFARNVVGLKGANSTEFNEDTPYPVIDILPEQEGVEDMGATMRLGDYEAQLTPGSLAEKVYSSCKITERHRHRYEVNPNFVDKLQEKGLVFSGVNRNRMEICELIDHPFFFASQFHPEFKSRPGRPSPPFKAFICTMMERQKKE from the coding sequence ATGAAATATATCGTAGTTACAGGCGGAGTTATGAGCGGTCTTGGAAAAGGCATCACTGCCGCATCCATTGGCAGGAACCTTAAGAACATAGGATATAAGGTCACAGCCATCAAGATCGATCCATACATTAACATTGATGCAGGGACTATGAGTCCCTACCAGCATGGAGAAGTCTTCGTGCTTAAGGACGGAGGAGAAGTTGATCTTGATCTTGGAAATTATGAACGTTTCCTTGATACGGAACTTACCCGGGATCATAATTTGACAACAGGTAAGATCTATCAATCTGTCATCCTGAAAGAACGCAGGGGAGATTATCTTGGAAAAACGGTCCAGATCATTCCTCACATCACCAATGAAATCAAGGACAAGATCAGAAAGGTTGCAGCAAAGAGTGGTGCAGATATCTGTCTTATTGAAGTGGGAGGCACTGTAGGTGACATTGAAAGCATGCCTTTCCTTGAAGCTGTCAGACAGATGCACCGTGAAGAGAAGACTGAAGACCTTGTCTTTGTCCATGTGACGCTTGTACCAATAGATACCCAGGGTGAGCAGAAGACAAAGCCAACCCAGCATTCTGTCAAAGAGCTCAGAGAACTGGGATTGACACCAAATATCATTGTCGCCAGGTGCAAAGAACCTCTTTCCAGAAGCACCGCTTCAAAGATATCTATGTTCTGTGATGTACCAGAAGAAGCTGTTATCAGTGCCCATGATGCAAAGGACATCTATGAACTGCCTCTTTTGATGGATAAAGAAGGTCTCACCCAATATCTGATTAAGCGTCTTTGTCTAACATCTACCACCTACGACTCTGCATGGGTTGAAATGGTAGAGCGTATGAAGAAGCTTAAGGGCCAGGTAAATATTTGTATCGTAGGAAAGTACACACACCTTGAAGATTCATACCTCAGTATCAGTGCATCTATCAAACATGCTTCTATAGAATGTGGCTGCGACTATGTTGCTGATTGGATGAATGCAGAAACACTGGAGGAAGACCCCGAATGTCTCAAAAAACTTGATGTATATGATGGTATTTTGGTTCCAGGCGGTTTCGGGGAGCGAGGAACTGAAGGTAAAATGATGGCTATAAGGTATGCACGCGAGCACAATATACCATTTTTAGGTCTTTGTCTTGGAATGCAGCTAGCCGTCATAGAGTTCGCGAGGAATGTAGTGGGTCTTAAAGGGGCTAACAGTACTGAATTCAATGAGGATACCCCCTATCCTGTCATAGATATACTTCCTGAGCAGGAAGGAGTGGAGGATATGGGAGCCACAATGAGACTGGGCGATTATGAAGCTCAGCTTACACCAGGTTCCCTTGCAGAGAAGGTCTACAGCTCATGCAAGATAACAGAACGTCACAGACACAGGTATGAAGTAAATCCAAATTTTGTGGACAAATTACAGGAAAAAGGCCTTGTGTTCTCCGGGGTTAACAGGAATCGTATGGAAATATGTGAACTTATAGACCATCCGTTCTTCTTTGCTTCTCAGTTTCATCCTGAGTTCAAGTCAAGACCAGGTAGGCCTTCCCCACCATTTAAGGCATTCATATGTACAATGATGGAAAGGCAGAAAAAGGAGTAA